The nucleotide sequence acatccccactcgggctagtcgcgctggcatttaacgggtgtttaatacttcgtgaacatacgcactcgccaagtgtactttcagggggttataaacgttaagtctagttaccgggtgcccacggttatacatatacttttcatactgttttgttatactgaaatctcgtggcctaccttacgttactgttacaacttaaactatagctcaccaacattcgtgttgacttttaagcgtgtatttctcaggtgcctagaggtttcttgcttccgctgttagatttgttgtcttgctgttaaggacctgctgtattagttatccgctgcattactagagatgtcttattcatggaacttttcttttgcattcgtagtttatgttaatttcaaacaatggctttgtaaggaccttagggtcaaatacttatgtttatgctcctattcgtaggatgcacgttatcttttgtaaaacgctatctttttatgaatgcacacttgttttcaaacagcatatagtgtttgaccgtgtgaagatcctgttgttgacgaatcgtacacgatggttttgtacggggcgtcacataataAGTGGAAGATTAATTAAACTGCAACAATAAAAAATAAATCAATTCTATTGTAAGTAAATTAAATCGTATGTCATGTATGAATATTAAAATATGTTAATGTTAGAAATAAACTAGTTTAAGCTATTTTAAATTTACTTTTAAAATTTATTCTTTATTATTTTAAGTTACATGTAATTTATGAACATGTGAATATTTCATATTTAAAAAATAAATTAACTTTTGATTGTCAACGAGTGATGGAGACAACCTCTATTAGAATATGGTAAAAATACACCTTCTAGAatttttataacaaaatacattttAAAACATACGATTTTACACCACACATCAGCTCGAACTCATAACACGATTTGTTTGAACTTGCTGTGTGACTGATTTTCTTCTATCATTGATGTGGATATTTTTACATAATCGGGGAATGGCATTGCACGAGTTCGAACTCGTGTTCAAGAGAGTTTAACTATCAAATAGTAAATGTTAATTTTAATTACAAACCCATTAAGTGGCATCACACGAGTTTGAACTCGATTCCACACGATGCGTTAGAACCGATGAGATTACGTTGACAGCCTTCATGAGTGTCACATATTACAAAGTTCGAATCGAAGAGGTTGTGTTCGAACTAATAAGTTCAAATGAGTTCATAAAACCATGTTCGAACTCGTGTTATGCCATTCACTGAGAGCGTGAATGAAACTTATGATTACCATTGGATCGGTTAAACTCTGTATAATACAAGTTCGAGCAAATCATGTTTGAACTCATGCTATTCCATTGAACGAGTACATATGAAAAAATGATCACAGTCGACGAATATCTGGTCACGAGGACTACAAACAAAACGTGTTCGAGTTCTAGACAGTGATAAATCCaatcacgtttttttttttttttaaatttgctcATTTTGTGTGCATTACAAATATGTATTGTACACACATGCGATGCACAACATTGTAGATTAGTAAAAGTGTGGGTCGATGGCTCCATTGGACACCTTTTCATAGTTTCTAAGTTTCAACTTACCCTGGCCCAATAGCTAAAAGAGCCCGTCCTGCCCGAAAAACCTCATGTGATATAAAAGCCCTAATCAACCCTTCACAAAACTAGGGTTTACAATCTAGCAGCAATTACCATCATTTCAAAGGAGTAGCCGCTACCATTACCTGCAACTCCCTCCGACTGCAATCATGGTATGCCTTAGATCCTTCAAATTAACAATCTATTTATCTTTATCTATATCTGTATTTCAATTCTAATTTTAATTTCATTTACTGATGTAATACATCAATTCCGCAGTCGCTAGTCGCAAATGAAGATTTCCAGCACATTCTTCGTGTACAGAACACGAACGTTGACGGAAAGCAAAAAATTATGTTTGCTATGACGTCGATCAAGGGTATCGGTCGTCGTTTTGCTAACATCGTTTGCAAAAAAGCTGACGTCGACATGAACAAGAGGTAGTTTCTGGTTTTTATATAACAGTAGTTTGTTTTGTTATGATCTGATCATGTAATTAGTTGAGCGTAAACTTTATGATGTACGAGTTAATAACTCTAGCTCACTTTAATTTCATATTCGATTTAAGTTTATATCTATTGCTATAATTGCTAATATTAATACTATATGTGACCTGGTAGACTTAGTTAGGGAATAGCAAATAGAATGCATTGACATATGCATCAGTATAGTTTATCTATAGACCAAAAGGTGCCTTTAAAAAACCACATTTACAACATCAAATTGTAAGATTATGGTCTTTGAATCTATGTAACAACATAATGTTGACACTATGCGTGGCCTGGTAGACTGAGATCTGGAATTGGTAATAGAATACACGGACACTTGCATATCATCTCCTGAGCTAAAGCTGCTATAAAAATCACTTTTTATAACATGAAATTTAAAGAGTTACGGTCTATGATTCTGTTTTGCAACTGCTTTTATTGTTTGGACCAGCTGACTGGAATGTAAATAACAGGGGTGGATCTAGCTTGATATTAGTGGTAGCACGGGCTACCACTGAAATACGCAATCTAGTGGAAATTTTTTAGGGCTTTTAACTAGTGACACTATtggatagtgtaaatttttttgggTGACACCACTGTAGTGTAACTTTTTTTgagcttttaactagtgacaccagtgaCTAAGATTTTCAGATCCACGACTGGTAAATAATATGCGATTTTGGATTTGTCTGCTGAATTTTATTCTTCAGGAGCTGATTTGTGCAGCCTGTAATATATTATATGGGTTATAAAATGCAAACTAGAAGGAACATTGTGCAAAAATCTGAACACTAAATTTGGGTTTTTAAGAACAAATTTTGGTGCTGTTCAAATCATCTTGCTACACATTTGATATATTTATATGAATATTGTCACTTGTTGACTATTTTTTTTTGTTCAGTTCCCGTTCTAATGATGTTGACAtgaagtattattttcattatgacTAAATGTTTTAGAATTGGTGAATTATGAAGTTAGACATGTCAACTTAATATAATTATTTGATATTTTTTACAAATGTTTACATTATTTACTTTTAGGTTTAGATTGTTTTCACTTACCTAAATATCATGTGCTGTTTATATATTTATTGTACTATTTACCATATGGTGGACTGGTTGCTTGGTTATTATTGCTCTTTTTTCCTTTTTTGATATTTACCTCATGATTCCAATCTGACATGTTCATGGTTGCAATCATAGTCTAGACTATTAAATAATCTTAAGAGTTATAGTTTTGGATTCGGAACTTGTGATTTATATTCATGTTCGAAATATTATTCTCTACTAAGCTTTTTTAAAATAAAATTCGCAGGGCTGGAGAACTTTCCAATGCTGAGATTGATAACTTGATGACAATTGTGGCTAATCCACGCCAATTTAAAATCCCAGACTGGTTCTTGAATAGGAAGAAAGATTACAAGGATGGTAAATACTCGCAGGTCACATCAAATGCTCTTGACATGAAGTTGAGAGATGACCTTGAGCGTCTGAAGAAGATCAGGTTAGTCATGTTTATTTTACTTAAGAGAACCTATTTATTGAGTTTCCACAGTTTTTATTTTGGCcacttatatatattaatgtggCCAAAAAGTATGAAATGTCCCACAGCAAAAAGTGTTTTATAAAATCTTAGACCTGCATATTTTGTTTATTCAAGCTTACATTGTTTAAATCGTATACCTGCATATGGATTTCAATATAAAAATAGCTACTAATAGGTGCCCTGAATAGATAAGGTTTGTCCTGTTTAACTGAAATCTTTTATTTCTTTATCTTCCTTTCTTTAGTTTTACGAGTTGAGATTAGAACTGTGTTTTGTTGGTAAATTTTTGACATGCTTATCTGATGTGGCTTACTAACAGGAACCATCGTGGTCTTCGTCATTACTGGGGTCTTCGAGTGCGTGGACAACACACAAAAACCACTGGTCGCAGGGGAAAGACTGTTGGTGTGTCCAAGAAGAGATAGATCTTTTTCTGATTTTAAACTTAAGTTACTTTCTCCTGAATCTCTACTGTTATCAGTTTTGAAGTTTGTATGCCATGGCTATAGTTGTGTACTATCTTGGATGGTTTTGGGTAGTATGTTTATTGGATCTCTTTTGAGGTAATGTTCACAAATGATATTTGAGATTTTTGGATTATGTTTTCTGTTTATCTGTCATGCTCATGCCTATTCGTCGAGCTCATTTTGGTTGATACGATTTGAATGATTTGGTTTGACTTTTGAGTGTGTATTAAACCTGATAGCTATTGTCATACTACAATGGAGTATTATGATATACTATCATTCCAACATATATCTATTAACCGCTTCGCAGAATGCCCGAATGAGAGTAAATTAGCATATTTTAGTATCTTACATATCCACCTATGAAGCGCACTGCGCACAAGATAAATGCTTTGCTAGTAGTCAAAGATTAAACATTGAAGATTGTATTGTATATAAACAGGTTATTTTTGGTTATTATACTTTTGAATTGCAATGTCATGATTTTATGGCAGCTATATGCCTATGTATCTTCTCATGAATAAAAACTCCCAAATGTGAGCGCGAAAAGAGAATTCGAGAAACGTAGAAACGTGCGCCAACAGAGGCGGATCCAAAGTGTTAAGGAGGGGGGCAGCCGccccggtggatttcgaaattttagtgcaaattttttcgatttttcgattttgccccggtggatttttttttgccccaaacccttcatagtttgcccaaaacctccatattttgcctcaaaacctttgtattttgcccaaaaacctttatattttgctcaaaaaactctattttttgccccaaaacaaaaaaaattcttcacgttaaaaaaaaatttcgcccccggtgaaattttttcctggatccgccactgcgCCAAAGTAACTAACCATTTTAATTATTACAAACCTTTTTTGGTCACATTGACATCAGTAGAAATGTAGACCACCCGCTTTGATCACCTTTGAGGCAACACACTTGAGAAACATATTATCTTATGTCTTTAACGCATGAAGTTGACCAAGTAATGATATCTCagttaaaatagtcaaatgaatcAACTTTAACACATTAGAAGCAACAATAATCACATCAAAACGACATTAAAGTTATCTTCACATAGTGGAGCACTAAGCACAACCCTTTGGAACATAATTGTCTTCAAGTCACATCAAACACAATATCGGAATCATAAGTCACAAGGAGAACACACTTTTTATAACAAGAAGACGCGAAGAATAAACAATGCAATGGCCATAAGCCCATCATTTTTTTTGAACGTTAATATCGGCATCATCAAAGGGGACTTAACCACCTTCGCAATCATATACCactcacacacgcgttaggaggaagCCCAAATCGCAACAACACTGGCAGTACGGTTGAAGGTTGAGAAAACCCCCTTCGAGAAGCTAATTGTTGGTAGCACCAGTTAGATCCCGGCTCTTGAAATCGAACATACGTCTACTCGTTAAGGACAAACAGGCCGTTCCCTTGTATACCACTCAGGTAATGCCTCGGTAGTACAATTTTGTCCATCATAGTCAGCTAAAAAGTAACATAGTTATCACAAAAGTAACATAGTTATCACATTTTTTTGGCTGTGCACTTTAAATTAAAGTAATTATCATAATCTAATCTTATCATTAATCACTTAGATAaaatgttagaataaaataatggtAACTTATCTAATTATACACTTGTCTCAATTACCACTTTTCATCCTACTACCAATTTCTTCCCATTATCTCATCTAATTACATTTGACCATAATTATCACTGATACGAAAACAGTACAGAACAGCTTATTAACAATTTCAAGTTGCAGCAATTAGTTCAAATTCACATTCAAACACCCTTCAATAACACATTCCAGGAGGAAAGTTGTTCCTAGAAAATTATTCACAATTTGTTGGTTAACAACACTACTATTTCACGATTCTTGTTCAAATTTAGGTTGATCTCAATGCTGGCACATAAAACAAATTGATACAACTAAGAATCTCTACAAATGTGGCTCTAACAAAACCAACATCACAAAGTCTAAAACCAAAAGTAGCCAAAATCGCATGTGCAAAACTAGCCAAAAACACACAAAGTTAGGTAGGTTGTGGGCATCAAACTAAGTGGTGAAAGAAAAAAGAGGGAGTCCTACATCAATGATCACAAAAGGTTGAACAAGATAAGCAAGTCTTCTCACACTTTAAATACAAAAGTAACATATTTCGGTTTCTATCAATTTCTCCTCCTTCTAAATATCCGACTTATTATCAATTCACAATTCAACTAACACATAAAAAGCCATAACTAACACATCAACTACAATGCATATGATCAATTAAGCATAAACACCGAAAACGAACTTTAAACGAACATAGTGAACACTTCTAAGCACATAAACATTATAGATAGGAATGCAGCAAGAATCAAACTAACTCTGCAGCCAAACAAGTTAAAGGGTTGTATTCGAATACACATACtttgaatatcagaaaccatcaatTTTCATCACATGTAACTCAAGAGAACATTAcagttaaaaaataaaaaaaaccaaataaaaaaatttcaaataCTATATACTATACAAGAACAAATTGCCATGATTTGCAGCATCTTTAGGTACAATAACTACAAGTTCTCCGTCACTAAACGACGCCGTCGCAAGCTCCGGCTGTGTAGACGCCGGAAGCCTAAACCTCCACACATCAATCTCCAATCCATTCACCGGATTAACACCATCATTAACCACTCGATTTCCACCAACAACAATCTTCGTAACACCGGGATAAATCTCAATTGTGTGAGCAGCAATATCGGTACCTATATCATCATCTGTATCAACAACGAATTTGAACGAATCAGATGTTTCATGAATCGAAACATCAGCGTCGGAGTAAAACGGTAATTCGAGAACTTTGGCGAAGATGTGTGGAAGTCGGAGGAGTTTCTTTTGCCGGAAAATTACTCCGGCGGTGGTGGATTCGGAATGGATATCGTAACGTACGGTGATATTTCGTTTATTAGATGATGGATGAACCTTCATGGTTCGTTGATTGAAATAAAGGGGGAAATTAGGGTAAATGAAACCCTAGGTTGGGATATGGGGAGAGTAATGATGAAACTGGAAGatgtgaaaaatgatgaatttgagAGAATGAATTGAATTTGATTGATGATGAGTGGTAACTCATTGGTGTGTGTTCGTAGCCTATACGTACAGGTGAGATGTATCTGTATGTGTATTTGTgttgattttatttatttatttattttttggatttttttttttttttttgacgaaaAAAGATGAATTGTATTAATTGAAAAATCTTCATTAAAACAATGAAGATCACACAAATTACAATGAcgaagtcaaactcggtcaaaatgATGAAAACAAAATAGAGTTACAATTGAATCGAAACTAAACTAATAACACAATAAAGAAGGGTTGTGATCCCATACATAAGAGCGGAGACCATTGCAAAACTTGATATTAGTAGCCCAAAGAAAAGTCTTTAGCTTTATATTGCGAACCAACACCGAACGACAGGTGAAATTCCTTTGAAAATGAAGTCATTTTTTGCCATCTATATAGCTCAACTAGCGGCGGGACCGATCAACCTCTAAAACTTAGAGGCTTTAATACCCGAAATAACTTTTGGCCAAGTGGAAGAAGTAACATCTTTTGATTGTACAAGTGTACGGACCGCGTCGGAAACCAAATAGCCACCTTCCATTGAAACTGACCAAATGACTTGGTCACATTCCAACTCATTTAAACAAACAGAAGCTAACATATTGAATAAACTCTTGTATTTTGAATGTATCGAGTAAAGAAAGAAGAAGAACCAAGATTAAATTCCATGCTGTAGGCTGCTTAGATAACAACAAATTAATTCGGCATTGTTTAACAGTAGCCAAAGGGAGGTAAAATGAATCAAAAAGTGAAGGAAACACATCCTTTAACACACAATCGTTGACCAAGAATCGTGCCAAAACAAGATTTTCGACCCGTTTCCTAGCTTCCATTTCCAAACATTTGAACTCACAATGCATTGTAAAGAATTGTCTTGTTGCAAATTGATCAAATCTTTTCATATAGGTGAAATTTGATAGAAGTGTAAAGAAGAAATTGAATAGCTAGGAATTGAAATTGAAAGCGGTTTACCATCACACCCTTGTTTCCGAGGCCACGGGTGTTCCATGAGGCGATCCTCATGGCTTTGATTTTTTGGTTGGAGTGTCATCGTCGGCCATATTTTGCATCAAAACATCAAAATTGGCCAACTCTTCTTTGAAAGTGAGTTTTTTCCCTCCAAATTGGACTCGGTTCTTATTGTTATTTTTTAAACAGGAAGTTTCACCAACAACATGTTGAATCTCACTTGATGTATCAAACATACCAGAAAGATTAGTAACATTGTCTATCCAGTCGTTGGATTTGCTTCTCCTTTTAACCTTGCTGCTATTGTCATCGATAAAAATAACAGGATCAACACCTGAAGATATGGGTATGCATCTAGCTTTTATTTTCTCACATGAATCTTTACAACTAGTACCATTACAC is from Rutidosis leptorrhynchoides isolate AG116_Rl617_1_P2 chromosome 10, CSIRO_AGI_Rlap_v1, whole genome shotgun sequence and encodes:
- the LOC139870079 gene encoding uncharacterized protein, which encodes MKVHPSSNKRNITVRYDIHSESTTAGVIFRQKKLLRLPHIFAKVLELPFYSDADVSIHETSDSFKFVVDTDDDIGTDIAAHTIEIYPGVTKIVVGGNRVVNDGVNPVNGLEIDVWRFRLPASTQPELATASFSDGELVVIVPKDAANHGNLFFFAHAILATFGFRLCDVGFVRATFVEILSCINLFYVPALRST
- the LOC139872631 gene encoding small ribosomal subunit protein uS13z/uS13y/uS13x translates to MSLVANEDFQHILRVQNTNVDGKQKIMFAMTSIKGIGRRFANIVCKKADVDMNKRAGELSNAEIDNLMTIVANPRQFKIPDWFLNRKKDYKDGKYSQVTSNALDMKLRDDLERLKKIRNHRGLRHYWGLRVRGQHTKTTGRRGKTVGVSKKR